In Lactuca sativa cultivar Salinas chromosome 5, Lsat_Salinas_v11, whole genome shotgun sequence, the DNA window aataacaactaaagggtcagccttggtgccgtagaacctatcgatatagtgaggataactcacctcacagatgTCGACTCGAAAGGTAGCTCCAACTATCAGATCACTCGtcaccggctccaccacctatatccatagcacaatatactcataagtctttAGCCTTATAAggcactccataacccactaaTCAAACCCTGATCAAGGCCGAagtccttggtcaaggtcaacagtccatgttgacctcaactcgccgagtactctAGGATGCTCGCCGAGTTCttgaagtacattccaactcgccgagtcatcgggatgactcgtcgagttccttcgaatcccgatcAAATCTTAAGGCCATCCTTCGAGTTTCCTTCCTGCAACTCGACGGGTATACGTGCAAACACATCCTTGGCTAAAActcatatgactcgacgagttgttcttcaactcgtcgagtttcatgaccatcttcatccaactcgccgagttgttcaaccaactcgtcgagtccacgactTCCtttatctgactcgccgagttgttcatccaactcgccgagttcaatgcATATCTtcaaacgactcgccgagtcggatttgcgactcgccgagttccttcagtcaTTTTATCATGCAGACGTCCATAAGCCATGGCAaggccccaaattgcagatccaactCCCTTAGGcctacttatcacgtaaagttgcaaactttacgtgcatacatgGCTTTACAAGCTCCAAATGCCAACATCAAGCTCTTAATGGGTGCTCAAGGACAAAGGGGACCTTAAACTCAACTAAAGCTGGGACTTTATGTCTGAataatccaaggagggtccagatctgaagttacaacttcagatctaacccATATATTGCCATACTAACTTGATCCCTTCCTCTAAAACCCTAGAACTCATACAAGGATGAGGTCTAACCAAAATCACTGAGGGAAAAGATCAATTACCTTCCCCAAGAGATGACCACAGAAGAAGAACACGAATCTCCTCTCAAATCCTTGCCTAAGCCACTTGGTTCACCACACCTTTCACCAAAAATCTTATCTCAAGCTTCACACACaagggcacacacacacacgagttaGTGGAGCAAGGGAGGCTATAAAGGAACTGAAAGAGGCTtgagcttctttaaataggggtgcaaaccccggggattagggtttcattttccagctcctactcgccgagtccaataacggactcaccgagtaggccACTAAACTCACGATccatcccgctgctactcgacgagtagagcaaccaagtcgtcgagtagggccaaaactccaaaaacatttatttaaattattacctgagattccggggttacaagacaactcgacgagttaaattGAATATTCGCGATATTTTTGAAGAAACAAGGGGACTCGACCaatcacatagatgcactcggcgatTCAGGTTAACATAGAGTgttgacttgagtgttgacttctgttaactttagggtttagtcaagaCAGGGATTATGGGGacaatggaggggtaaaatggtcttttacccattccaagagttagagagagagagagagaataacccttggtttatttagagttgtgaatagagtgttaattagagtcaatTATCCTATGTGTTATGCGGAGGCTAGTTTAATATTCGTGTACGAGGTTATTACgtgcttgcttacgaggtgagtcttctcactatactttacctagaatggtaatctttgtgtgaccggagggtcttatgtgcttacttgagacatgtaatattatgcattttgtctgtgCGGTATATATGTTATATTCTGTGTTTACTAagataggaccggagggtccaaactgAGTTGTGGGACCGAAGGGTTTCCACCGAgacaggaccgaagggtccaaaccgagctgtgagaccggaggatcatcactgagacacatgaccagagggtccacaccaAGACGCataagaccagagggtccataccgagttatagccatgagaggcttattatttgtgtatgtagtattctgaggaactcactaagcttcgtgcttaccgtgttgtgtgatatgtgtttcaggtacttctcaggaccgTGGGAAGGTGTCGGCGTGAATGTACACTGTGCGTACTGGGTCAACTACCCATTTTGGTCAAGGACAGCGTACGCTCGGCGTACGTGCCAGGTATGCCGCGCGTACGCATGCAGAGTGGCTATATTGGGCTTTTAGGCATTAAGGGACTAGGCCTTGACTATTGGGCCCTATGACCCACTGTGGAGTATAGTTTTGGGCATGGGAATTTGGAATTTGAAGCATTGgaccttttgggccatattgggcaaCTCAAGATTATTTCATTTTTGGCTAAGGACTTATGAGAATTATGAAAGGCCCATTtgaaggcttgggcccaatttagtaaattgggccattaACGGGCCTTTAGGGAGCCATGATGGGCCATGGGTGCATTGGATTTAATAAGTTAGAATTGGACCTTAAGAATATTTTCTGTTAtgccaaggggtaaaatggtcattttaccctaagtaatGTTATAAATTTTGATTGAGTGTTATAATGATTACGGTAGCCGGGAGTCATCGGAGTAGCTATTAGAGATTACTTTCCGTGAGATTCGACACTTAGCTTTAcgtggtgagttaccttccagtagaagtgggttaAAGGCACCAATGCAGGCTTACTAGTAGTTGATTGTAGTTGAGAtaattgtcttcgtgataattgtctggtttgccactatctgttatgttttatgttagTATGATATAatgtatgtgatagtggtagtagggggaatagtccccgtatccggtcgatagggccagggggtaggttaggcaccccggtatgcctggcagtatgagtatgttatgcttttatgaggtagtaataggggtgaaatagtcctcgtaaccggttgagatagacaagaggggtaggtcggacaccttGGTATGTCTGACAGGGGTATGTTAGGCGCCCCAGTATGCCTAGTAGGGGTAGATTGAGCACCTCGGTACACTCagtagggtaggtcgggcacccaaatatgtctggcagtatgtgttatgtattgtatgtgatatgatgggggaactcactaagtttcgtgcttatagttttcagttttgtttcaggtacctcttcagcaaagAAGGAGTCGCGCGGTAGCTACGCATCACACGCACCAGATTTTCGCATtctgagattcttgggattttaCTATAACATTATTATTATTCCACGACATGGTTTATGACATGTGACTTATGATATTATGGATTGATATGATATTAATGATGGTTTTCAGTAAACTGTTTTACAAGTAacataattaaaacaaaatttttggccttgaaaattgggatgttacattccAACTTTATTCACCCATATAAGAGTTATTGTGCTTAAACACCCTTGTTAGAGTTGTATTGGAATTTTGGAGCAAactatgccatgcatgaacataaagatcgaaactttacgTGACAATCGAGCCTTGGGagcctagatctagggtttggggTAGTAGATCTACCTTAAAATGTCTGAATGAGAAACTGACTTAAGCGACTCGCCGGGTCAAtgagctaactcgacgagtcggctaggcttttccccgatgagtctggacatgggtaactcggcgagttgacaagacaactcgacgagttaaattGGATATCCGTGATATTTCAGAAGAaacaaggggactcgacgagtcacatagatgcactcggtgagtcaggtcaacatggactgttcacttgagtgttgacttctgttgactttagggtttggttaagACAGGGATTATAGGGacaatggaggggtaaaatggtcttttacccattccaagagttagagagagagagagagaaagagagaataacCCTTGGTTTATTTAGAGTTGTGAATAGAGTGTTAATTAGAGTTAATTATCCTAtgtgttaggtggaggctagttCTAGATTCGTGTATAAGGTTATTACGTgtttgcttacgaggtgagtcttctcactatactttacctagagtggtaatctttgtgtgacctaagggtcttatgtgcttacttgagatatgtgatattatgcattttgtctatgtgatatatatatatgctatattCTATGTTTACTgagataggaccggagggtccaaactgagttgtgggactggagggtttcCACCAAGACAAGGTCGGAGGATCCGAACCGAGCTGTGATAttggagggtcctcactgagacacataACCAAAAGGTCCACACCGAGACGCATGAGGCCGAAGGGTCCATGccgagttatagccatgagaggcttattatttgtgtatgtggtattttaggaaactcactaagcttcgtgcttaccgtgttgtgtgatatgtgttttaggtacttctcgggaccgtgggaaggtgccgtTGTGATTGTACACACTTGTTTGGGATTATGTTGAGAATTCCGGGATTTGACTTTTGTTTGTAGATTTATGTTAACATTGAGACACTTATGGTTTTTTTGAAATATAATATAcgagttttatgtgttttaaaaatgaaaattttggtttggaatttacggtgttacaccctAAAAtctcgatccaactcgtcgagtttctcctatTAACGGAATCGGGACTTTcccagccaactcgtcgagtcacacttgaactcgttgagttattCCTTTTACAAAATCTGGACacttcgacccaactcgtcgagttcctctatgaactcgtcgagttcttcagtctgttaagctatcttaatagattaagctccTATCCTTCAGATCTAATCTCCATACTTCATATGCATACTGAAAATGtgcttttaagggtaaagtttccacctttacccattaatactcttccttaatgggtttagcACTAACCCTAACTCTTTAAGACCTAGATCTTTATCTAAAAACCATTAATACTTCAAGCTAAGGCATACAAACTGAGATCTAGACCCTAGACACTACTTGAACAAGTAAAGTCTCTGCCTTtatctccatgcatggccttttggggcttaaaaggctAAAATGACATCTTAAAGGTtacatggggcttcaatggccataaagtttgcacctttattccATGAAAGCCCTTCAAGGTCCTGGATCTGGAAGTATAcacacttgggacgtccatttcccaaggaCCATGGTACGTGGACCAAAACCCAATAAAAGTGACAATGAAGAGATCTAAGTAATCATTAAGCAAGTTTGAGGCTTGCTTACCAGAAAATGTTGCAAATGGAGTGAAGTTTCTGGATCTAAAAGGTTTCTCTTGGGCcctcaagcttctccttcttccataagcttcaaATACACAAGTTTTCTCTAAAAAATGACTCATAAGCTCACACAAGGCATTAGTGTTttgatatttagggtttgggacttggaggctgtaaatgaggccaTCCTATgaaggttaaggtgtttaaataaggtgcaaaaccctagaaattagggtttcattctgcacatcctactcgtcgagttgaggcttctcaactcgtcgagtagacttcacaACCTGCGTCCAAGtccatctctactcgacgagtttggggcctccaactcgtcgagtttctatacaaaagtgaataaattgagaattaaatacataccaggaaccgagcgttacaaatctcccccacttatttcagactttgtcctcgaagtctgttgcgtcTGGGAATAgctccgggtagtgctccctcatctcctccttcggctcccatgtccattccaaGCCCTGCGGTGCTGCCACTCCACCTTAACCAACTCCACCCTTTTGTTCCTCGGGTCCTTCGTCTTCCTATCGagaatggctactggtctctcgatgtaattcaagCTGTCATCCAcgtgaatatcctctaaaggtacGATTGCATAGTCGTctactaagcacttccgcaactgggagacatgaaaggtgttgtggatctgactaactTCAGCTGGCAGATCCAGTCGATACGCAACCCGGCCTACCCGGGCCAATACCCTGAACGGATCAATGTATTTGGGGcctaacttgcctcgcttcctgaaccggatgattGTGACTTAGCAGCCACCTAAGTTGCAGATTGTCTTCGTTGCAGGTAGACCTAGCAATGGGGCGAGTTTGGAGCGAATtgaccttgatccaaacccttttaactaatttcaaaatccgatccaaacccgcttTGTAACCCATAGGGTTTGGAATAATCAACAACTATCCGATCCAAAATCCGATCCAAACTCATATCATTATCCATCAAATCAACAATTGTCCAAACCCCGCCCCATAAACCGTATGTTTTTTgaattatcaaatgcattttacTTAAATCTTAAAATAATACTtcttaaataaaacaaatgttgatttagaaaacacattacatACTTGAGGATTTTCGATTGGAATTAAAAATCACTATTGTAACAATTACAAACTTTCTTCTAGTTGATAAATGattttattgatttataattgAAATTAGCGATTGCTTGATGAATTATAAATGAAATGACATTATAATTTTTAGTAGAAGACTGGAAGCCTAGAAGTCGGTTCCTTGAGTCTTATGTAAAAACAGTTTGTACTTTAGCTTTTGCCCTTTGGACTTTCTATTggaattaaaattaaactttaggtgatataaaatataaacttataattctaaaatttatacgAAGCGGGTTATAAATGGAACGGATCGATAATGATCTATATCCGACCCGTTTAATAAAATGGTTAGCGGGTATGGATTGTTAACGGGTAAATGAATCAATAACTATACTCCAAACCCATAATTTTTAAGGATTTGGATCGGATAAAGGCCAAAATCCGTTCTATTTTCTATCGTAGGTATACCCGGAGGCCTAAGGCAAGGCAGATAAGAGGGAAGCATGGGTGGCTGAGGGCTAATGAGTAAGGAAAGTTATGAAAAACTTGACCTAAGGCAAGGCAGATAAGAGGGAAGCATCGATCATTTTCTTAGTTTACAACTTCATTAATTATTTTCAAATaggagggtattttagtaaaATGTATTCTTTTTCTCATATATGATTAAAAGTGTAGTGATTTCATGGTCGGAGCAAGAGCAACTTTGGGCTGAGACTTGGATCAAAGAATTAACGGCAGATGAATCTGATTCATGGAAGAAATCACCTTGCCTGCGCGACGATGAAGATTTCCGCCATTAAAGCCAATTTCTCATGCTCCAGAAATCCTCCTCTCTTCTCTTCAGCTGCCTCATTTTCATCCTTTCAGTCGAACCTCGCAGATAAAATCATAAACTCCAAATCCGCAAGTGAAACGCTTCAGTTGTATTATTCAGCTTCCAAGAACATCGATGCCACTAAGAATTTAAAACTGCATTCAGCGACTATTCATTTCTTGACCAATGCAAGGTTATACTTGAAGGCCAGGTGTTTGATGAAAGACCTCATCGAAACTCTACACAGATCTTGCCCTCCTAACAGAGTATGTTCTTTGCTCTACCATGCCCTTGATCAACCCGAACTCAGCAAGCCCAAAACCAAAGTGTTTGGAGTGTTAATCATAGCTTTAACCGAACTGGGATTTGTGGATGAGGCGTATTGGGTGCTCAAGAAAACAGATGAGTTGCCTGCTGTTCATGTTTGCAACAGGATTTTAGATGGGTTTCTGAAAACTGGGAGGTATAATTCAATGTGGGAGGCTTACAAAAACATTACTTCTCATGACATGCCACCAAATGTTGTCACGTATGGGATTTTAATCGATGCATGTTGTCACCAAGGAGATATCAAAAAAGCCCGGaagctgtttgatgaaatgcttgaAAGAGGTATGAACCCGACTGTTGTCATTTACACAACTTTTATACGTGGGCTATGTTGTGAAGGTAGAATATCAGAAGCCGAAAGCATGTTTGCAGAAATGAACAAAGCTGGAGTGGCTCCAGATTTATACACTTACAATGCTCTAATAGATGGCCATTGTAAGATGGCAAATGTTAGTAAAGCTCTTGACTTTTACAAAGAGATCTTGATCACTGGTTTGATCCCAAATTTTGTCACATTTGGTATCCTAATCGACATGTTTCGCAAAGTGGGTAGCATGTTATCTGCCCAAAGTTGTTTCAGTCAAATGATTAAGTTTGGTGAGATACCTAATTCACACAtttataattgtttaattgaTGGATATTGTAAAGAAGGAAATCTTTCTGCAGCCCTTAATTTGTTATCCGAAATGGAAACCTTGGGTATAACAAATGATGTTTACACTTACTGTATACTTATAAATGGCCATTGCAATATGGGTAGATTACAAGAAGCAAATCTTTTGCTAAAAGAAATGACTAAAAAGGGAGTCGTTGCTAATTCAGCAGTTTACAATGCATTAATCAATGGGTACTCAAAGAAAGGAAACATGGAGAAAGCTCTTGAGTTGTGTGGTGAAATGATGAGTAATGGTGTTGAGATTAATATCATTACTTACTCTACATTAATAAACGGTTATTGTAAGGTAAAGAACATGGAATGTGCAATGGGTTTATACACAGAAATGATGATCAAAGGTCTTGTGCCTGATGTTGTGATTTACACTGCTTTAATTGATGGACATTTTAAAGATTGCAATACAAAATCGGCTTTAAAGATCTACAAGGAGATGATGGAGTCAGGATTAACCCCTAATGTTTTCACTCTTACTTGTTTGATTGATGGATTATGCAAAGATGGTTTAACTAATGATGCAATcaagattttcttggaaaatgagAATTGTCACCCGAATAATGTTCTTTACACATCATTGATTATAGGACTTTGCAATGATGGGAAAGTGTTCAAAGCTGGTAAGTTTTTCAGAGACATGAAACAGATTGGTTTGAAGGCAGATGTGGATGTTTATGCAGTGATTACAGAGTGGCATTTTAAGATGAAACATATGTATGGTGTGATGATGTTACATGGAGACATGGTTAAGATTGGTGTGATCCCAAATGATGTGATTTATGGTGTGTTTGCTAGGGGTTATAGAGAAAATGGGGATTATAAATCAGCATTCAAGTGTTC includes these proteins:
- the LOC111912178 gene encoding pentatricopeptide repeat-containing protein At5g61400 — encoded protein: MNLIHGRNHLACATMKISAIKANFSCSRNPPLFSSAASFSSFQSNLADKIINSKSASETLQLYYSASKNIDATKNLKLHSATIHFLTNARLYLKARCLMKDLIETLHRSCPPNRVCSLLYHALDQPELSKPKTKVFGVLIIALTELGFVDEAYWVLKKTDELPAVHVCNRILDGFLKTGRYNSMWEAYKNITSHDMPPNVVTYGILIDACCHQGDIKKARKLFDEMLERGMNPTVVIYTTFIRGLCCEGRISEAESMFAEMNKAGVAPDLYTYNALIDGHCKMANVSKALDFYKEILITGLIPNFVTFGILIDMFRKVGSMLSAQSCFSQMIKFGEIPNSHIYNCLIDGYCKEGNLSAALNLLSEMETLGITNDVYTYCILINGHCNMGRLQEANLLLKEMTKKGVVANSAVYNALINGYSKKGNMEKALELCGEMMSNGVEINIITYSTLINGYCKVKNMECAMGLYTEMMIKGLVPDVVIYTALIDGHFKDCNTKSALKIYKEMMESGLTPNVFTLTCLIDGLCKDGLTNDAIKIFLENENCHPNNVLYTSLIIGLCNDGKVFKAGKFFRDMKQIGLKADVDVYAVITEWHFKMKHMYGVMMLHGDMVKIGVIPNDVIYGVFARGYRENGDYKSAFKCSDDLLELGVQCESL